A genomic stretch from Alosa sapidissima isolate fAloSap1 chromosome 3, fAloSap1.pri, whole genome shotgun sequence includes:
- the camsap3 gene encoding calmodulin-regulated spectrin-associated protein 3 isoform X5: MSVADSLYNLQLIREFCERCLRSCCHLGLEDLLYAPTQLQVNISSFLAELLWWFEIQKPEFVQPLQAMESADGPGKTDGGTSSGNSSPSLFKKPFLPISSPVSPVPGSLTQSTSMSHVEAVGRSWTKKPISRPLSAVSFSIPFGLDSDVDVVMGKSVGSAITRSVSSDNLNPTNQGLTRAPYTPPEDLTCHMLGKSPGANGSHRASWASPTPAVPLLAEENGLDELDAEGEAEAGELPTIEEALQIIHNQGKMEPRLHPDGAPDGFYLHSPDEPANVRHNGSPAALSCSAPSRSGVLHRPPREPTQTAAAASSSRTRHTSEGSRDDDSVLRDGSVDSDASEDLPRTAHSTPATPLSKPRPGSSGSGGDQTPDSGVRMTSFAERKKKLLTPTPQEPDADRSAAATPTPTPTSTSNMTTWAAKKTEESPVKNPALTTEMSELGARLEEKRKAIEAQKKRIEAIFAKHRQQLGKSAFLQLKKDREGEGEDGTKGEVSASSTEEDLSRLSSCAEPPQRPLVEQDGNAKAPPAAKEREAGEKGAAPLGDYNNAVTKLNAALTSLQSDMQRLAQQQNQLMHKKQTPAGGAQAWVIPPSPRSSPGQPTPPRVSREATRELPSASSSPSPSRRLTLHATPPKSPAAHRRAQSAPPKSPKHHQQQHHHTSRPADLKVPVSTRVIVAPQSVDNIPHLRRVSPWQCRDQSSLSFNIGQPASAALPPADATSTPSRGPTPTPSVLHIRTPYALDDDDAASDVGSAVGDHGGVFSLELDGASTPGAAGRRDHAPLTGGSSSGAPSECSFESDVPAAAFNGKRSSLIEISLSALEGPEDEADQANDPFSDSMSDQTEPEVKPGVGFFFKQDEARPEDEMAQRRAALLEKQQKRAEEIKKRRLEQEREREASRSASGDELRPQTPSTPPPPRSPSAERTRQRRDVFTREEYERRHQLKIMEDLGKVLRQKPTTVRGVKKQRPKTVFHDDSALSRSPAKGLLGSRLNKVYSHSTMNLSSMANDSGTLTIRKSPSRSHSPSRLMSPGRLSTHNGDRDWENASTISSPASIPEYTGPKLYKEPSFKSNKFIIHNAISRCCLAGKVNEPQKNKIVEEMEKCSANHFLILFRDNSCQFRAVYTMNPETEEMVRLTGIGPRVVSPAMVESIFKYSSDRKQFTAIPSKTMSMSVDAFTIPGHLWQSKRPGTPKKPSTPK; the protein is encoded by the exons ATGTCGGTGGCTGACAGCCTCTACAACCTGCAGCTGATCCGTGAGTTCTGTGAGCGCTGTCTGCGCAGCTGCTGCCACCTGGGGCTGGAGGACCTGCTCTATGCCCCAACCCAGCTACAG GTGAACATCTCGAGCTTTCTGGCAGAGCTCTTATGGTGGTTTGAGATCCAGAAACCAGAGTTTGTTCAGCCCCTGCAGGCAATGGAGTCGGCCG ATGGTCCAGGGAAAACTGATGGTGGGACATCCAGTGGGAACAG CTCTCCCTCCCTGTTCAAGAAGCCCTTTCTGCCCATCTCCTCCCCCGTGTCACCGGTGCCAG GCTCTCTTACTCAGTCTACCTCAATGTCTCATGTAGAAGCTGTTGGAAGATCGTGGACAAAGAAACCAATCAG CCGTCCCCTGTCCGCTGTGTCCTTCAGCATCCCCTTCGGTCTGGACAGCGACGTGGACGTCGTCATGGGCAAGTCGGTGGGCAGCGCCATCACCCGCTCGGTCAGCTCCGACAACCTGAACCCGACCAATCAGGGCCTGACGCGGGCGCCCTACACCCCGCCCGAGGACCTCACATGTCACATGCTGGGCAAGTCGCCCGGCGCCAACGGCTCGCACCGGGCCTCCTGGGCCTCGCCCACACCCGCCGTGCCCCTGCTGGCCGAGGAGAACGGGCTGGATGAGCTGGACGCGGAGGGGGAAGCCGAGGCGGGCGAGCTGCCCACCATCGAGGAAGCGCTGCAGATCATCCACAACCAGGGCAAGATGGAGCCGCGGCTGCACCCAGATGGCGCGCCCGACGGCTTCTACCTGCACTCGCCGGACGAGCCGGCCAACGTGCGCCACAACGGGAGCCCTGCTGCACTGAGCTGCTCTGCCCCCTCGCGCTCGGGCGTGCTCCACCGGCCCCCGAGAGAGCCCACGCAGACCGCCGCCGCGGCGTCTTCGTCTCGTACCCGCCACACGTCGGAGGGCTCGCGCGACGATGACTCGGTGCTGCGCGACGGCAGCGTGGACTCGGACGCCTCGGAGGACCTGCCCAGGACTGCCCACTCAACGCCGGCCACGCCGCTCTCCAAGCCCCGGCCCGGAAGCAGCGGCAGTGGGGGTGACCAGACGCCCGACAGCGGCGTCCGCATGACCAGCTTCGCCGAAAGGAAGAAGAAGCTGCTGACCCCCACACCTCAGGAGCCTGACGCTGACCGCTCCGCTGCCGCCACCCCGACCCCGACGCCCACGTCCACCTCTAACATGACCACGTGGGCGGCCAAGAAGACGGAGGAGAGCCCCGTGAAGAACCCGGCGCTGACCACCGAGATGTCGGAGCTGGGCGCCCGTCTGGAGGAGAAGCGCAAGGCCATCGAGGCACAGAAGAAGCGCATCGAGGCCATCTTCGCCAAGCACCGTCAGCAGCTGGGCAAGAGCGCCTTCCTGCAGCTGAAGAAGGaccgggagggagagggggaggacggCACCAAGGGGGAGGTCAGCGCATCCTCCACAGAGGAGGACCTGAGCCGCCTGTCGTCCTGCGCTGAGCCCCCACAGCGGCCCCTGGTGGAGCAGGACGGTAATGCAAAAGCGCCGCCGGCCGCTAAGGAGAGGGAGGCCGGGGAGAAGGGCGCGGCGCCACTCGGCGACTACAACAACGCCGTGACCAAGCTGAACGCGGCGCTCACCTCGCTGCAGAGCGACATGCAGCGGCTGGCGCAGCAGCAGAACCAGCTGATGCACAAGAAGCAGACGCCCGCTGGCGGCGCCCAGGCCTGGGTCATCCCCCCGAGTCCCAGGTCCTCCCCCGGCCAGCCCACGCCACCGCGCGTGTCTCGCGAGGCCACCCGCGAGCTCCCCTCGGCCTCGTCCTCCCCCTCACCGTCGCGGAGGCTGACCCTCCACGCCACCCCGCCCAAGTCCCCAGCAGCCCACCGCCGGGCACAGTCTGCGCCGCCCAAGAGCCCCAAGCACCACcaacagcagcaccaccacacgTCGCGGCCGGCTGACCTCAAGGTCCCGGTCTCCACCCGCGTCATCGTGGCTCCCCAGAGCGTGGACAACATCCCGCACCTGCGCCGCGTCTCGCCGTGGCAGTGCCGTGACCAGAGCTCCTTGTCTTTCAACATCGGTCAGCCGGCCTCTGCCGCGCTCCCGCCCGCTGACGCCACGTCCACCCCTTCCCGTGGACCCACACCTACTCCCTCCGTGCTTCACATACGCACGCCCTATGCCCTGGACGACGACGATGCGGCCTCGGACGTCGGCTCGGCAGTGGGGGACCACGGCGGTGTCTTCAGCCTGGAGCTGGACGGTGCCTCCACGCCGGGTGCCGCCGGACGGAGGGATCACGCGCCGCTGACGGGAGGCAGCAGCTCTGGCGCACCATCCGAGTGTTCGTTCGAGAGCGACGTGCCCGCTGCCGCCTTCAATGGCAAGCGCAGCAGCCTGATCGAGATCTCACTGTCGGCACTGGAGGGGCCAGAGGACGAGGCTGACCAGGCCAATGACCCCTTCTCCGACTCCATGAGCGACCAGACCGAGCCCGAGGTCAAGCCCGGGGTCGGCTTCTTCTTCAAG CAGGACGAGGCCCGGCCGGAGGATGAGATGGCCCAGCGGCGCGCCGCACTGTTGGAGAAACAGCAGAAGAGAGCCGAGGAGATAAAGAAACGCAGactggagcaggagagagagagggaggccag CCGGTCGGCATCAGGAGACGAGCTCCGACCGCAGACGCcaagcacccctcctcctccacgcaGCCCCTCGGCCGAGCGCACGCGGCAGCGGCGCGACGTCTTCACGAGGGAGGAGTACGAGCGGCGGCATCAGCTGAAGATCATGGAGGACCTGGGCAAGGTGCTGCGGCAGAAGCCCACCACCGTGCGCGGCGTCAAGAAGCAGCGGCCCAAGACCGTGTTCCACGACGACTCGGCCCTCTCCCGCAGCCCTGCCAAAGGCCTTCTGG GCTCCAGGTTGAACAAAGTCTACTCTCATTCCACTATGAACCTGTCCTCTATGGCTAATGACAGTGGGACTCTGACAATCAGGAAGTCTCCCAG TCGTTCCCACTCGCCGTCAAGGCTGATGTCACCGGGTCGACTGTCGACCCATAACGGAGATCGGGACTGGGAGAACGCCTCCACCATTTCATCCCCTGCCTCCATTCCAGAGTATACAG GCCCCAAACTGTACAAGGAGCCCAGTTTCAAGTCCAACAAGTTCATCATCCACAACGCCATCTCCCGCTGTTGCCTAGCAGGCAAGGTCAACGAACCTCAGAAAAACAAGATAGTGGAG GAAATGGAGAAGTGCAGCGCCAACCACTTCCTGATTCTGTTCCGGGACAACAGCTGCCAGTTCCGGGCGGTCTACACCATGAACCCGGAGACGGAAGAGATGGTGCGGCTGACGGGCATCGGCCCGCGCGTGGTCAGCCCCGCCATGGTGGAATCCATTTTCAAGTACAGCTCCGACCGCAAGCAGTTCACCGCCATCCCGTCCAAGACCATGTCCATGAGCGTGGACGCCTTCACCATCCCCGGCCATCTGTGGCAGAGCAAGCGCCCAGGAACCCCCAAGAAGCCCAGCACCCCCAAGTAA